In Ostrea edulis chromosome 4, xbOstEdul1.1, whole genome shotgun sequence, a single window of DNA contains:
- the LOC125668481 gene encoding protein N-terminal asparagine amidohydrolase-like → MPLMVEGKHMGVPPKSVEEFLERYPHYKETSKNLLEQKCRSIVPIGLLYVGQREMAATTPDDERIQMVGTEDATTCHIAILRHTGSGAVCMCHFDSCGIETGCKKMLGLVKDLSKDKLPGRIELHLAGGFRDDKRMSEELSIKLLTTFNNLPEEIHLQTACITDINNMKKGTTNFPVIYGLVIHLNSGEIQRATFLDRGPDQPIRSARHFTGSEEIINIYDHKKGMLSIGPFNYSTMDEIDLLCRLPDQFIREHLSTSPEQEPAHFEDAVRAALVQIRDHPEPLRTVFKDGQPRQYKIESNGSWTRCN, encoded by the exons ATGCCTTTAATGGTAGAAGGTAAACACATGGGGGTACCCCCGAAGTCCGTGGAGGAATTCCTGGAACGGTACCCTCACTACAAG GAAACATCAAAGAATCTCTTGGAACAGAAATGCCGATCTATCGTTCCAATTGGCCTGCTGTATGTTGGACAGAGAGAGATGGCAGCCACCACCCCAGACGACG AGAGAATACAGATGGTCGGAACGGAGGATGCCACCACATGTCACATTGCCATTCTGAGACACACAG GGTCTGGGGCAGTGTGCATGTGTCACTTTGATTCCTGTGGAATTGAAACTGGGTGTAAAAAGATGTTGGGACTTGTTAAAGATTTATCCAAAGACAAATTACCTGGCAG GATAGAGCTCCATTTGGCCGGGGGTTTCCGAGATGATAAGCGGATGTCAGAAGAgctgtcaatcaaacttttaa CGACATTTAACAATTTACCGGAGGAGATCCACTTACAGACTGCGTGCATTACAG ATATAAATAATATGAAGAAGGGCACGACCAACTTTCCAGTGATTTACGGTCTAG TGATACACCTCAACAGTGGAGAAATCCAGAGGGCGACATTTCTAGACCGAGGTCCAGATCAACCAATCAGATCAGCCCGTCATTTCACGGGGAGTGAAGAG ATAATCAACATTTATGACCACAAGAAGGGAATGCTTTCCATTGGTCCATTTAACTACAGTACTATGGACGAAATAGATCTTCTGTGTCGACTGCCAGATCAGTTCATACGAGAG CACCTGTCCACGTCACCAGAGCAGGAGCCTGCGCACTTTGAAGATGCTGTTCGGGCAGCCTTGGTCCAGATCAGGGACCATCCGGAACCCCTCAGAACAGTGTTCAAAGATGGCCAACCGCGACAGTACAAAATTGAATCCAATGGCTCATGGACGCGGTGTAACTGA